A genome region from Primulina eburnea isolate SZY01 chromosome 9, ASM2296580v1, whole genome shotgun sequence includes the following:
- the LOC140842002 gene encoding protein FAR1-RELATED SEQUENCE 11: protein MSEEVGQMMLVYDDPSDRRSLSLDGTSSTEESPDETRLSLETANDMIPYIGQRFPTHDAAYEFYSEFAKRCGFSIRRHRTEGKDGVGKGLTRRYFVCHRAGNTPLKASNENKPQRNRKSSRCGCQAYMRISKSTELGVPDWRVTGFANHHNHELLEPSQVRFLPAYRTISDTDKNRILMFAKTGISVQQMMRLLELEKCVEPGYLPFTEKDVRNLLQSFRKVDPEDESIDLLKMCRNIKDKDPNFKFEFTLDPSGRLENIAWSYASSIQLYEIFGDAVVFDTTHRLTAFDTPLGIWVGMNNYGMPCFFGCVLLREENLRSFSWALKVFLGFMNGKAPQTILTDQNMCLKEAIGMGMPTAKHALCIWLIVAKFPSWFNAVLGEHYNEWKTEFYRLYNLEMTEDFELGWRNMVNSFGLHTNRHIASLYALRSLWALPYLRSHFFAGMTTTGESKAINSFIQRFLSAQTRLAHFVEQAAVVVDFKDQAGEQQTMQQNIQNISLKTGAPMESHAATVLTPFAFSKLQEQLVLAAHYASYQMEDGFLVRHHTKLEGGRKVYWMPREDIISCSCHQFEFSGILCKHALRVLSTGNCFQIPDRYLLLRWRRINMPSNRHQNLQATRNDHSERVQLLQNMVSTLISESAKSNDRLDLATEQISVLISRIREQPISSLGLRELSSAHRSLT, encoded by the exons ATGTCTGAAGAGGTGGGGCAGATGATGTTGGTGTATGATGATCCCTCGGATCGGAGATCCTTGTCTTTGGATGGTACGAGCAGCACCGAGGAATCACCGGATGAAACTAGACTATCTCTAGAGACGGCAAATGATATGATTCCATATATTGGGCAAAGGTTCCCAACGCATGATGCTGCTTATGAATTCTACAGTGAATTTGCGAAACGTTGTGGGTTTTCAATCAGGCGTCATAGGACAGAGGGTAAAGATGGTGTTGGAAAAGGCCTCACCAGGCGCTACTTTGTCTGCCACCGGGCTGGAAATACTCCATTGAAAGCATCCAACGAAAATAAGCCCCAAAGAAACAGGAAATCTTCCCGTTGTGGATGCCAAGCCTATATGCGAATAAGCAAATCAACTGAATTAGGTGTACCAGATTGGCGCGTTACTGGTTTTGCAAACCACCATAATCATGAACTTTTGGAACCAAGTCAAGTGCGCTTTCTTCCTGCATATCGGACCATATCAGACACAGACAAAAACCGGATTTTAATGTTTGCCAAAACAGGGATCTCGGTACAACAGATGATGAGGCTACTGGAACTGGAAAAGTGCGTCGAGCCTGGATATTTACCCTTCACAGAGAAAGACGTTAGAAATTTGCTTCAGTCTTTCAGAAAAGTAGACCCAGAGGATGAGAGCATAGATTTGCTTAAAATGTGCAGAAATATCAAGGATAAAGATCCTAATTTTAAGTTTGAGTTTACACTTGATCCTAGTGGCAGATTGGAGAATATTGCATGGTCATATGCCTCATCCATCCAGTTATATGAGATTTTTGGTGATGCAGTGGTGTTCGATACAACACATCGGCTGACTGCATTTGACACGCCTCTGGGGATATGGGTAGGAATGAACAATTATGGCATGCCCTGTTTCTTCGGTTGTGTGCTCCTTCGGGAGGAAAATCTGAGGTCATTCTCATGGGCTTTGAAG GTTTTCCTAGGATTTATGAATGGGAAAGCTCCACAAACAATATTGACTGACCAAAATATGTGCCTCAAAGAAGCAATAGGAATGGGGATGCCCACCGCCAAACATGCTCTTTGTATATGGCTTATAGTGGCGAAGTTTCCGTCATGGTTTAACGCAGTTTTGGGAGAGCACTACAATGAATGGAAAACTGAGTTCTATCGACTTTATAATTTGGAAATGACTGAAGATTTTGAATTGGGTTGGAGAAATATGGTGAACTCTTTTGGTTTGCATACAAACAGGCACATAGCTAGCTTGTATGCTCTTAGGTCTCTCTGGGCATTGCCATACTTGCGAAGCCATTTTTTTGCTGGAATGACCACAACCGGTGAATCAAAGGCAATAAATTCTTTTATCCAACGGTTTTTGAGTGCTCAAACCCGGCTTGCACACTTTGTTGAACAG GCAGCAGTAGTAGTGGATTTTAAGGATCAAGCTGGAGAACAACAAACAATGCAGCAAAATATACAAAACATCAGCCTGAAAACGGGTGCCCCCATGGAATCCCACGCTGCAACAGTTCTTACACCGTTTGCATTTTCCAAGCTCCAAGAACAACTGGTTCTTGCTGCCCACTATGCCTCGTATCAGATGGAGGATGGTTTTCTAGTTAGACACCATACAAAACTTGAGGGGGGTCGGAAAGTTTATTGGATGCCCAGAGAAGACATCATCAGTTGCAGCTGCCACCAGTTCGAGTTCTCTGGAATCCTCTGCAAGCATGCTCTCAGAGTTCTTTCAACTGGGAATTGCTTCCAAATCCCAGATAGGTATCTGCTTCTGCGTTGGCGCAGAATCAACATGCCGTCTAACAGACATCAGAATCTTCAGGCCACTCGGAATGATCATTCAGAAAGGGTTCAGCTATTGCAGAACATGGTATCAACTCTTATATCAGAGTCTGCTAAATCAAACGATCGTTTAGATCTAGCAACCGAGCAAATTTCTGTGCTCATATCTCGAATTAGGGAACAACCCATTTCTTCACTTGGTTTGAGAGAACTGTCCTCCGCACACAGGAGTCTAACTTAA
- the LOC140842001 gene encoding uncharacterized protein: MHPPLTIHRHPMCAEIIEQFQKCHIDHPLGKFFGECTGLKIKLDMCFRQEKSLRRKANFEESKNLKERLREYRKENLETSESKAFARA; this comes from the exons ATGCATCCTCCTCTAACAATCCACAGGCATCCAATGTGTGCCGAA ATTATCGAACAATTCCAGAAGTGTCACATAGACCATCCTCTTGGGAAGTTTTTTGGAGAATGCACTGGCTTGAAAATAAAGCTTGATATGTGTTTCCGTCAAGAA AAATCCCTGAGACGGAAGGCGAATTTCGAAGAGAGCAAAAACTTGAAAGAGAGGTTGAGAGAATACAGGAAAGAGAACCTTGAGACGAGTGAGTCGAAGGCTTTTGCCAGAGCTTAA
- the LOC140841998 gene encoding cytochrome c-like has protein sequence MASFNEAPPGDAKAGEKIFRTKCAQCHTVDKGAGHKQGPNLNGLFDRQSGTTPGYSYSAANKNMAVHWGENTLYDYLLNPKKYIPGTKMVFPGLKKPQERADLIAYLKEATS, from the exons ATGGCGTCATTCAACGAAGCACCGCCGGGCGATGCGAAAGCGGGGGAGAAGATCTTCAGAACCAAGTGCGCTCAGTGCCATACTGTCGACAAAGGCGCCGGCCACAAACAAG GACCGAACTTGAATGGCCTTTTTGATAGACAATCTGGCACTACCCCTGGGTATTCTTACTCCGCTGCCAACAAAAACATGGCTGTACATTGGGGAGAGAATACGCTCTATGATTACTTGCTTAATCCTAAGAAG TACATACCAGGAACAAAGATGGTTTTTCCTGGACTGAAGAAACCTCAAGAACGTGCTGATCTAATTGCATATCTCAAGGAGGCAACCAGTTGA
- the LOC140841995 gene encoding uncharacterized protein encodes MPLTRFVGDALGVATICLVALLFLLGLFCIVYSFYFRNRIRDRSLIQLSYFSGPWIIRITFIFFAVWWGIGEIIRLKLLRRNGRVLNALSLRWQENICKCYIVSNLGFAEPCLFLTLIFLLRASLQRSGTLSRQWNAKTAGYILLYCFPIFILQLVVILIGPEYKKHRNSKLPSYFIRTASEINNSDVILCTYPLLSTMFLGLFATVLTAYLFCLGRRILHLVINKGLQKRVYTLIFSISSFFPLRVILLGLSVLSGPETLTYDAIAFIAFLSLLCCACVGMCMLVYLPVADSLSLRRRTNEYNDTISLIANQTPLGGTIMASPARDSAASANRGSISFRTMEIEESSGTGFVELSLFTSTPPGQPRQIGWPMIPTAQGPVH; translated from the coding sequence ATGCCCCTGACGAGATTTGTTGGTGATGCACTTGGTGTGGCGACGATTTGTCTTGTTGCTCTATTATTCCTTCTAGGTTTGTTTTGCATTGTGTATTCCTTTTACTTCCGGAATCGGATCCGCGATCGAAGCCTTATTCAGCTCAGTTATTTTAGTGGTCCTTGGATTATCAGAATCACATTCATCTTTTTTGCTGTTTGGTGGGGTATTGGTGAGATTATTAGGTTGAAACTGTTGAGACGCAACGGGCGAGTCTTGAATGCTCTAAGTTTGAGATGGCAGGAAAATATTTGCAAATGTTATATCGTATCAAACCTGGGATTCGCAGAACCATGCCTGTTTCTCACCCTCATTTTCCTTCTTCGTGCATCTTTACAGAGATCTGGAACTTTAAGCAGGCAGTGGAACGCAAAAACAGCTGGATATATTCTTCTATATTGCTTCCCCATATTTATTCTTCAGCTTGTAGTTATTCTAATCGGACCAGAGTATAAGAAGCACAGGAATTCCAAACTACCTTCTTATTTCATCAGAACTGCATCTGAAATAAACAACAGTGATGTTATCCTCTGCACTTACCCTTTGTTGAGTACCATGTTTCTTGGTCTTTTTGCCACCGTGCTAACTGCCTACTTATTCTGCCTTGGTAGGCGAATTCTTCATCTGGTCATCAACAAGGGTTTGCAAAAGAGAGTGTACACATTAATCTTTTCGATTTCTAGTTTTTTCCCGTTAAGAGTTATTCTGCTCGGTTTATCCGTCCTATCTGGGCCAGAAACACTCACTTATGATGCCATAGCCTTCATAGCTTTTCTTTCCCTTTTATGTTGTGCCTGTGTGGGCATGTGCATGCTCGTTTACCTTCCTGTTGCCGACTCTCTATCTTTGAGGAGGAGAACAAACGAATATAACGATACTATATCTCTAATTGCTAATCAGACCCCGCTTGGTGGGACTATAATGGCTAGCCCTGCAAGAGACTCAGCTGCTTCAGCAAATCGTGGGTCAATTTCTTTTCGTACAATGGAGATAGAGGAGTCTTCGGGAACAGGTTTTGTGGAGCTGAGTCTCTTCACTTCGACTCCTCCTGGCCAGCCTAGACAGATTGGCTGGCCAATGATTCCTACAGCTCAAGGCCCGGTACACTAA
- the LOC140841997 gene encoding cytochrome c-like: MASFNEAPPGDAKSGEKIFRTKCAQCHTVDKGAGHKQGPNLNGLFDRQSGTTPGYSYSAANKNMAVHWGENTLYDYLLNPKKYIPGTKMVFPGLKKPQERADLIAYLKEATS, translated from the exons ATGGCGTCGTTCAACGAAGCACCGCCGGGCGATGCGAAATCGGGGGAGAAGATCTTCAGAACCAAGTGCGCTCAGTGCCATACTGTCGACAAAGGCGCCGGCCACAAACAAG GACCGAACTTGAATGGACTTTTTGATAGACAATCTGGCACTACCCCTGGGTATTCTTACTCCGCTGCCAACAAAAACATGGCTGTACATTGGGGGGAAAATACACTCTACGATTACTTGCTTAATCCGAAGAAG TACATACCAGGAACAAAGATGGTTTTTCCTGGATTGAAGAAACCTCAAGAACGTGCTGATCTAATTGCATATCTCAAGGAGGCAACCAGTTGA